Part of the Lolium rigidum isolate FL_2022 chromosome 6, APGP_CSIRO_Lrig_0.1, whole genome shotgun sequence genome, aataaaggcatcatgatcagcgtcatcatcacgcactgatcctttTGTATTgcaagcatcatcggctgggGGAGGAAGGTTGGCATGGGCAGCTTCCAAATCTATCGGGTTGTCACATTCATCCTCTGAATCAACATGTTCGGCAGTGCGGAAATCAACAGGGATTGAGGAACCTCTCCCTTCGGAATTTTCATTTGGAGAATCTTGCAAGTGTCCAGAAACTATGGGAACCTGCTGAAGAATGGAGTGAATAAGAGCAATGGAAACATGTCGACTAAACAAACATTGTCGACTAAGCAAAAACAGCATAATAAGGGTATAAGAAAGAAAGTTACCTCTAACAGCGGATGGTTGGCGTCGAGAGGAGCGTAGGAAGATACCAATGGGATCGAGTCCtcctgactaaagagagtaaggcggcggacttcatcaagcagctccttttccgacagttcaacGACATTGATTCCGGTTTCATCTTTTGGACCCATATACATCCACATTGGACGAACCCTCGCCATGACTGGTTGAACTCGACGCCTCAGGAACACCGCTGCTACCTCCGTGCCAATCATGGTTtgaccatcggcttctttgatccgaaggaatttggtGAATAGCTCGTCGGCTACTGCCTTTTCATCAGAAGAAAGAATGTTCCTCCAGGAATCCTTCGGCTTAGCCTCAAGAATGTCGGCAAAGCAAGggagctgggactcggttgtcaCATAATCTTTGACATAAAACcacttcagtctccatccttgcacggattctctcatcgGGAAACTAAAATAGTTAACCTCCGAGCGAGCCACGAACCCCACACCTCCAATGACGAAGGAATCATTGCTACTGCTGTACCTCTTAACGtagaagattttcttccacaatCCGAAATGGGGCTCGATGCCCAAAAATGCCTCACAAAGGGTGATAAACAcaacaacgtgaaggattgagttgggagtaagttgccaaagttggatttcataagtccgaagaaggcgaaggaggaattcatgggcaggaagcgaaagacccCGATGTAGGAATGATAAGAACACCACGGTAAAACCAAGCGggaggattgggccgagagatcgcacctggaagaatcacGTCCCCCTCGTCGGGGGAGACCAAcccaaggcttcgggccctcttctcatcacgtttcgtgatggaggacgccaGCCAATCTCATGGCTTGGCTAAGGAACCtgtcggcgccggcggcgccagaGCCGTCGAAGGAGCATCTGAAGGACTCTTCCTTGAGAGATTGGAGGAaggtttggcggcggcgccaccagtCGTAGAGCTGCCGGCGGCAGTagcattcttcttcttcaccattgtctaGATCTGGGGGAGATTGGAGAAACGGTGGTGGCGGCACAGCAGTTACGGAAGGAAGGAGAAAGGCAAAGGCAGATGTGGGGAAAGATTAGGGATTTCTTGCCCTTCGGAGATTTTAAGAGGAGAAGAgttgcgtgggcacgtgtcgttgatGCCAGTCTATCAAGCGGACCTTTTCCCAATTGATGGTTGCAGGaatcgaggagacaccttggCAACTGTGCGTAGAGAGCGGAAATTGCTTGAAAATAGGGCAAGACAGAGAAAGAATGGTCCCAGCGGGtcacgtcttgtcagtcaaaatcaagacatcgataaaacgtcatcaatgacgtcataaaTAATGCCTGGAGCACTCGAAGGAATAAAAAgctatcggatggtgaacttgagtctatgcacagattgcgaAGCATCTgcgcttagactcgggggctactcccatcgggtgcgctgacgcgcacccgatatattgaggactcgaagaaaaagGATGAAGGAAAAGATGATTGcttagctcgagtctgcacccagttgcaagcacccgtgcccagactcgagggctactcccatcgggagtgctggacgcGCACCGGACAAAATTTTTgtgctccaggatcatgcccggggacttgattctgtgtagagtaacgttgttttaccatcggtagttaaccaacaaaagttgggcacgttattcattatcccttgcaaGTGGAAAAATATATCGAATAACCTACGAAGACCtgcagaaaacttcggcagagaagAATGcttgagtggtacaacttgagtctacgcacggattgcaagcatccgtacctagactcgggggctactcccatcgggagcgctgacgcgcacccgataagaaggatgatgctgattcaaggcgtacaaggacaatcaaggagaagaacatcaacagaaaacatgcttcagtctctacccgaacaatgttcggctagacactcgggggctactgatgtgggcattacccttcgggtaaccgacattgccctatcctgtattgattagttggaggcccatgaagacacctggaggcaagatgggccacctggacggtgcaccagaggaatccttggcgagcaagacaaggaagcggccgaacaaggaaagattagatctaaagctgttgtaaacctagtcgtactcggttagacctcttgagacccggcctcctatataaagaccaggagaggggctgccgaaggacaTAACCAATCGTAGCAATACTAGCCACTagaaagtccagagctaggtcaccatagaacttagcctctcgacgagatctcagccgaactattcggcaccccattgtaacccattatcatcataatcaagaacagacaggcaggacgtaagggttttacctcatcgagggccccgaacctgggtaaatcgctctccccgcttgtctgtgaatcgatgtctcgtatcagcttgcaggattccgctaaccctaagccccaaacggagggcattgccgaggagtaccctcgacaacggGGGTGAGTGATGCTCTGTCGTGTCCAGGGCGCTTGCCGTGCGCGCTTTGGCATGACATGGCGTGAATGGGCGCGCGTGTTCTGAGCGTTGTCGGCTTCCTCTTGGCTCGGGACTTTGTCTAGTGTCATCAGCAGGGAAACGTGAGTCTCCGGGACATGGTGAGGTGGGCTGGAGAGGACCAGGGGCAGGTGTGACAAGGTGGTGACCATGGTTGGCTGGCATGGTGTGTTCTTGATTTTATGTGCATAATTCTTTGTCTCTGAGGGCATGTCCTGCTTGAGTGAGGTGAGGCAAGGGGGTTTGGCAAGGTGAGCAAGGTGAGAGGGGTCTAGAGCTTGTACATTTGATTATTGCCAAAGTTTATGTGACATAAACCATGACATGGTGAGTCGTTTTGCTAGGTGAGCATGGCTAGGTTAAGTGAGGTCATTTAGAAGTACAATACACTATTGATGATCcaaagagagagagggtgagaGGTACCTAGTTgttggaatagtggttgtaccctAATTCTATTCTATGTGCTCCACATATAGTACAAGCAAAGGTCTCATGTGTGTTGAATTTTGACCAAATTTCTGCATAGATGTGTTCTAAATAAGGTTTGGCACTCATTGGGGTTCTTGGTTTGGGTTTTGGAGATGGTTTgtgaaaattccaaaatttgggggaatctagaatctgtttcaatgtggcattttggcttgactattttgagcaatggtcaaagGTCTGGTCCAAGTGGtgaacaccaaagttgttcatcttcatGAGGTCTTGGATTATGTGCAAAGAGTTGAGGtggtttagtttaagaatctctAAACAAaatggctcaaagtgggtaagatattaaaaatggcacaagtgaccattatcatatgtgactttgtttttgattttctctttatttgatttggtttttcttgagtcaaaagtgattcttattagtttaggaacatttccaaactagTGAAACAATTTCAAAAGGCCTAGTTCAAAGATTTTCAagaatggccataaacacataagaggtgatattccaatttttcttattcttctattttgttcctcttactttacttgggcatggtctagggtcttcttagggttagattaggtttagagatggtttcaaaccatttgggtagcGTATGAATGCATAGGGCAAGATTGGGTaatatggctaagtgccacatatgcttctatgcataattttttttcctttttatttcacatttgaTTGAGTTGGTAAGTATtaggttaggtttgtttaggCCTTTCAAATCATCCAACAAGTTAGAGAAAGGCCTAATTGATTATTAGCAAATATTAGCCATATGCTTACATaggccttttctttttaatttaatttctttttattttgtttgtaatggatggtgagaagaggggtgaggtttaggatttagtggggtctaacaatggttcaccaccatttagcaaagtaagaatgGTATTGGTCAAGAttgcatactagggctatatgcccacatatgtctttttattttattttagtttcttcatatttgatcctatttggttttgagaaggttagggtttagggttttggaaatatgttcaatgtaataacaaacaatcatggcaataacacaagtagtgggtatgagcactatgcatagcatcataggtaataaaagtttttgttagttctcatttttggaaaaaggaaattcattttcttctttgtttgaaaatttgggatgttacacatcccCAACAGCGGATTTATACACACTAGATAACAACCCGTTAATTCTGTTTTCGCAAGTCTTGCCACTGAGTTGACACTCAGTTCTCAGTTCAGATTGTACTTCTCACAGGGACAAACAAAATGAATGCACAAGAAAGACGCATAAAACACAACGCGGGAATTCCACCTTAAAGCATCTCTAACCGCATCCCCCAGACGACGTTCGGCAAAAGCGACGGATTGATCATTTGGGTGATGTTCGGACCAAATTTGCGTTTGGAGGAGCTCTCTTtcctagccacgtcccccaaacgtgacctccaaacaaaaagcaagtgtaaaagtcgtgtccGGCGTTCCTGATAGAGTCTCTATACACATGGGATGGACTAGAGACGCCGGACGATATTTAGGACACGTCCGAACCAAAGGGGCCTATGAAGCACACAACTAGAAATGATTAAGTATCCGGGCATCCCGCAAAAATCTTTAGGGGACGCGTTAGGGGACGcttgtggagatgctcttagaacagTCTCTTAGAAGATCAATCAGATACAGGGAGAACAGCAAACACGAATAGGGTACAGCAGCGGATCTCATTAGCAGCTGAGCCGCTAGAACACCACTAATATTCTGTCAAATTCAGAAGCCGACGAATTTGGACTTCATTGCGCTGACCTCGTCCTCGCCCATGAGGAACGTCTTAGTTAGCACCTCCATAGGCATGGCCGGCTTGGTGGCGAAGAGCCCGAGCGTCGGCACCACCAGACCCGGCGACTGGGCGTCGAACATGGCCATGAACACGGCGTCCCCCTTGCCGACGTTCAGCTGGTAGTGCTGCAGGCCGCGGGGCACGACGTAGAGCTCGTTTTCCTTCACCACCTTGGAGAAGAGCTGGTTGGTCGCCGTCGTGAACCCGACCATGACCTCGCCCTTGAGCACGAGCACCAGCTCCGAACCACGAGGGTGCGAGTGCGGCGGGTTGATGCCGCCCGGCGCGAGGTCGGTGCGCGTGATGGAGAGGCCCAGCGTGTTCAGGCCCGGGAAGGCGGACACGGTGGCGCGTGTGGAGTTGACGCCGAAAGGGTTGTCGGTGCTGGGGCCGGAGACCATGGCCGCGGAGAAGAAGTCGTCGTCCACCACGGTCGACGCTGGCTTGCAGGGGAACCCGTCGATCGCCGTCGCGGCCTTCAGGTCGGCCACGCAGAAGTCTTGGAGCGGCGGCGGGTCCGAGAGGACGCCCGGCGCCACTGCGAGAGCTACGGCGACCACCAGCAGCACCTGGAGCATACCGGAGCGAGACAATGCCATCGATCGATCAGGTATGACTGTCAATCGTAGCTTGCAATGTATTGATCGATCTTGGACTGGTGGTGATTGTGTGTCGCGGTTCGATCCCTCGCTATAAATAGAGACACCGGAGTTGATGCGGATGACAGATGATTGACTGATGATGTTGCAGGCGGTTTACAAGGTCTTAAAGCGCgttcatggcagctagtgaggAACCAATGACATCGCTCAGATGGGGCTTAATCTGTTGCTCGTCGTGGCCGTTTGTCGCTGTTGAGATTACGAAACCATTTGGCCTCGATCGGAAGGTATCAGCCAGATTCCGGCAGCGACGGGTTCTTCTAGTGTTTGTGTGCGGTGCAGGCCCGAAATAGCTGGACACGCGCGCGCGCACGTACAAACCTAGCTGCGAAAATGCCAATTCAAGCTGCTGCAACGTAGTATACTGCTTCCATTTGTATAGCGCTCGTGCACACATAACTTCTTCGCGGTGATAAGCCATGTTTCTTTTTGAGGCAAATCAGTGGGTTTTCCCACTATGTATATTTATAATTTTTCAAAAGGTTTATATACACGAAAAGCAATTGCTAGAGATAAGCAATGGCTGGCTATCTAAAAGGCTATAGACCTaaaaagagaagaaagaagaaatatcAAAGATTATCTAAATCTCTCTACCGAAGATTTAAGACCAGCATAAGACTTTCTAGGAGTCTTATGCTGAAGAAGAGCAATCTCTTCCTTGAACTTTCTTCTACATCTGTAGAGATTAGGTGTAATGCCCTTGAAGATAAAATCATTTCTAGCCGTCCAGATAGCCCAAGCAGTTAGCATAATCAGTTCCATGAAAAATGACACTTTGAGAGAAAGTTTTAAACTTTTGATGATACTCTGAATATCCACTTGCTGAGGAGGTGTCCAATCTGGGCAAAGGTACTACCAACACATCTTAGCAAAAGGGCATTGAAAAATAGATGGTTTCTAGTTTCCAACTCATCTTGTCCAAGAGAGTGCAAGAATAATTGTCCATGAAAAAGTTCTTCCTTTCCATCATTGATCTTGTGTTGAGACGATTATGAATCAAAAGCCAAAAGAGAACTTTATGCTTCTGCTGACAGCATCCTTTCCACATCCATTTCAGGGCTGGTATAGTGCCACCCAAATCCATGAGGGATTGATACACCTTAGATGCCTTAGTACTCACAAAATTCCCAAAAACTGTCCAAACATCAGGACCAATAGCCTGTTCAAGATTCAAAAGCATGGCCTGAAAAAGGTGGAATTGTGGCAGAGCTTCTTCAGAGAGAGGTCAATGAAATAGACCAGACACTTCTTGTGAAATAAGTGCCTGCCTAATAGAAAtctccttatctttgcaaaaggaGTAAACATgtggctgttatcaccagaatttgaccgagccagaggtgggccgcgatcaagataaaattgaagagtatacatggaagaattacgtgaatcggcctgttatgctgagtttgggctagtctgcctttgtatctgtaacatattaggatacgtgacggttagttagaattttacccgtgcacggttaggtgcacgtctgaattagaaagtcccttggactataaatatgtatctagggtttatggaataaaaaacaaccaacgttcaaccaaacaaatcaatctcggcgcatcgccaactccttcgtctcgagggtttctaccggtaagcgacatgctgcctagatcgcatcttgcgatctaggcagcacaagctccatgttgttcatgcgttgctcgtactgaagccttgttgatggcgagcaacgtagttatcatagatgtgttagggttagcatagttcttcgcgtaacatgctatcgtagtgcaacccttgcatgtctagccgccctcacacctatcttaggtgtgggggcggcaccccgcttgatcattatttagtagatctgatccgttacggttgctccttgttctacaaggattagtttaatatctgcaatagttaggccttacaaagggggggaggatccagcggcacgtagggtgtcgttcgctagtcataaacaggatgttccggggatcaacttcgtgttggtttttaggccttgtttaggatcggcttacgatcaccgtgcgtggccgcgaggcccaacctggagtaggatgatccgattatgcggtgaaaaccctaaatcgtcgtagatctaattagctttatcttgatcaagcaggaccaccatatattcgtgcaccccgtacgaatcatgggtggatcggctccttgagccgattcacaggataacctgagagccgatcgaggctcgtatttaatgtttacgtgtatgccatgcaggaaactaagcgaggcatctccatcaccttcctgaccaggtataggtcaggtggcacgcccttgcatcagcatcggacgtgtgaccaaaaaggctttgcgggccgtcgctcggagggacctcagccagccgcagctctaggttgttcccggctctacggtgttgcccgtcgctgcccgcaggtgggtttctgacgacaacacattctggcacgcccggtgggacaagcttctacatcaaccacatcgccatctacatctgagatggcggacggcacgccagtcacctacgaggagctgcccgacgagctcaagaagaggtatgacgagatcaaggtcaccctcgaagccgacctcatcggctcttttcagagaacccggtcacatggcatcagatggaaggggttctcaccgcaaggtgcactcgatgggatagacctctctgccccgtcggaggaacgcaccaggtccctgcggcaggagatcaactacttggtggctcactcgctacaccgtcactctgagaacctggtcaacacgttggagcgtgtcgctcttcgcgtgatccaggagatcatgaggcaccagtactcgccgtcaggaccagctctcgggacgcatcaaggagagttgccactccagtcccgtccaccgctgccatatgcgttggcagcaccggaagtgccggctacaccggcattcgtcgtctacaagatcggtggtgaccctagtgactaccagttcttgcccgaggcgcctaaggagatccctcacgggtacacgtgcacgtatgtgccagattgtggcaactgggcactcacaaaccaggccacaacatcagggacttctgggaaaacaggagggacgtcagcgACGAGCTCGagtagcggacgtggctaactaagtacgccaccccgacgaacctccggagctcagctcctgcaggttggctcgagctggaaaagcaaacatggctggctaggtacgccaccccggcgaatcttcagagttcaactcctgcagccagcacagcggatcaaatcagtaccatactgagagaccagttcggcatggtgccgaaaaggagggcaatcggctattccaagccgtaccccgacgactacgagatgatcccgctgccacctaaatatcggctccctgatttctccaaattcagtggatcagatggttccagctccatcgagcacgtgggccgatatttggcgcaactaggaccggcttcagtgtcggatcaactacgcgtgaggctcttctcacagtccctcacgggatcggctttcggatggtacacctctttgccaccagactccatccggacttggaagcagttggaagagcagttccatatgcagtaccattcagaggcttccgagtctggcattgccgatctagcacaactacgtcagaagcgcggagaaactgtgacagaatacatccagcgcttcaggaatcttaggaaccgatgttattcggttcgtataactgaaaaagagcgatcgagttggcggtagtaggccttgcaacacagctcaaggacatggcctcccaagcggattgtccctcgccggcgcacatggttcgaaactatcggcatatgaacagcgc contains:
- the LOC124660414 gene encoding germin-like protein 1-2 — its product is MALSRSGMLQVLLVVAVALAVAPGVLSDPPPLQDFCVADLKAATAIDGFPCKPASTVVDDDFFSAAMVSGPSTDNPFGVNSTRATVSAFPGLNTLGLSITRTDLAPGGINPPHSHPRGSELVLVLKGEVMVGFTTATNQLFSKVVKENELYVVPRGLQHYQLNVGKGDAVFMAMFDAQSPGLVVPTLGLFATKPAMPMEVLTKTFLMGEDEVSAMKSKFVGF